The Phocoena phocoena chromosome 21, mPhoPho1.1, whole genome shotgun sequence genome includes a region encoding these proteins:
- the CASP3 gene encoding caspase-3 isoform X1, which translates to MENNENSVDSKSIKTSGTKILHGSKSMDSGISLDYSYKMDYPERGLCIIINNKNFHESTGMACRSGTDVDAANLWETFTNLKYEVRNKNDLTCEEILELMYSVSKEDHSKRSSFICVLLSHGEEGKIFGTNGPVDLKKLTGFFRGDCCISLTGKPKLFVIQACRGTELDCGIETDSGAEDDMACQKIPVEADFLYAYSTAPGYYSWRNSKDGSWFIQSLCAMLKQYAHKLELMHILTRVNRKVAIEFESFSNDSTFHAKKQIPCIVSMLTKELYF; encoded by the exons ATGGAGAACAATGAAAATTCAGTGGATTCAAAATCCATTAAAACTTCAGGGAC AAAGATCTTACATGGAAGCAAATCAATGGACTCTGGAATATCCTTGGACTATAGTTACAAAATGGATTATCCTGAAAGGGGTTTAtgtataataattaataataagaaCTTTCATGAAAGTACTG GGATGGCATGTCGGTCTGGTACAGACGTAGATGCAGCAAACCTCTGGGAAACCTTCACGAACTTGAAATATGAAGTTAGGAATAAAAATGATCTTACATGTGAAGAAATTTTGGAATTAATGTACAGTg TTTCTAAAGAAGATCATAGCAAAAGGAGCAGTTTTATTTGCGTGCTTCTAAGCCATGGCGAGGAAGGAAAAATTTTTGGAACAAATGGACCTGTCGATCTGAAAAAATTAACAGGTTTCTTCAGAGGGGACTGTTGTATAAGCCTAACTGGCAAACCTAAACTTTTTGTTATTCAG GCTTGCCGAGGCACAGAACTGGACTGTGGTATTGAGACAGACAGTGGTGCTGAGGATGACATGGCCTGTCAGAAAATACCAGTTGAGGCGGACTTCTTGTATGCATATTCTACAGCACCTG GTTACTATTCCTGGCGAAATTCAAAGGACGGATCCTGGTTCATCCAGTCACTTTGTGCAATGCTGAAACAGTACGCTCACAAGCTTGAGCTTATGCATATTCTCACTCGGGTTAACCGAAAGGTAGCAATAGAATTCGAGTCCTTTTCCAATGATTCTACTTTTcatgcaaagaaacagattcCTTGTATTGTGTCTATGCtcacaaaagaactgtatttttaa
- the CASP3 gene encoding caspase-3 isoform X2, with the protein MENNENSVDSKSIKTSGTKILHGSKSMDSGISLDYSYKMDYPERGLCIIINNKNFHESTGMACRSGTDVDAANLWETFTNLKYEVRNKNDLTCEEILELMYSVSKEDHSKRSSFICVLLSHGEEGKIFGTNGPVDLKKLTGFFRGDCCISLTGKPKLFVIQVTIPGEIQRTDPGSSSHFVQC; encoded by the exons ATGGAGAACAATGAAAATTCAGTGGATTCAAAATCCATTAAAACTTCAGGGAC AAAGATCTTACATGGAAGCAAATCAATGGACTCTGGAATATCCTTGGACTATAGTTACAAAATGGATTATCCTGAAAGGGGTTTAtgtataataattaataataagaaCTTTCATGAAAGTACTG GGATGGCATGTCGGTCTGGTACAGACGTAGATGCAGCAAACCTCTGGGAAACCTTCACGAACTTGAAATATGAAGTTAGGAATAAAAATGATCTTACATGTGAAGAAATTTTGGAATTAATGTACAGTg TTTCTAAAGAAGATCATAGCAAAAGGAGCAGTTTTATTTGCGTGCTTCTAAGCCATGGCGAGGAAGGAAAAATTTTTGGAACAAATGGACCTGTCGATCTGAAAAAATTAACAGGTTTCTTCAGAGGGGACTGTTGTATAAGCCTAACTGGCAAACCTAAACTTTTTGTTATTCAG GTTACTATTCCTGGCGAAATTCAAAGGACGGATCCTGGTTCATCCAGTCACTTTGTGCAATGCTGA